A stretch of the Tannerella serpentiformis genome encodes the following:
- a CDS encoding rod shape-determining protein, with protein MGLFSFTQELAIDLGTANTIIVSDGKIVVDAPSVIALDKRTDKVLAVGETARQMHGKTHENIRTVRPLQDGVIADFYAAEQMIRGLIKMIHFRNRWFSPPLRVVVCIPSGSTEVEIRAVRDSAEHAGARDVYMIYEPMAAAIGIGVDVEAPEGNMIVDIGGGTTEIAVISLGGIVSNKSIRIAGDDLTADIMEYMRRQHNMKVGESTAERIKINVGAVLTSLDNPPEDYVVHGPNQMTALPMEVPISYQEIAHCLDKSISKMEAAILSALEQTPPELYADIVRNGIYLAGGGAMIRGLEKRLTDKINIPFRVAEDPLHAVAKGTGISLKNIDKFKFLIK; from the coding sequence ATGGGATTATTCTCCTTCACACAAGAATTAGCTATCGATCTGGGGACGGCTAACACGATCATTGTCAGCGATGGGAAAATCGTTGTTGATGCGCCGTCTGTGATCGCATTAGATAAACGTACGGACAAGGTGTTAGCCGTCGGCGAGACAGCCCGCCAGATGCACGGTAAAACACATGAGAACATACGTACCGTCCGCCCACTCCAGGACGGTGTCATAGCTGACTTTTACGCCGCCGAACAGATGATTCGCGGATTGATCAAAATGATCCACTTCCGGAATCGTTGGTTCTCTCCCCCTTTGCGCGTTGTGGTTTGCATTCCCTCCGGTAGCACAGAGGTAGAGATACGTGCCGTGCGTGACTCTGCAGAACATGCAGGTGCACGCGATGTCTACATGATCTATGAACCCATGGCTGCGGCTATCGGTATAGGTGTCGATGTGGAGGCGCCAGAAGGAAACATGATTGTGGATATAGGTGGAGGCACGACGGAGATCGCCGTGATCTCACTCGGAGGTATTGTCTCCAATAAGTCTATCCGTATCGCCGGCGACGATCTGACGGCCGACATCATGGAGTATATGCGTCGTCAGCACAACATGAAGGTGGGCGAAAGCACGGCCGAGAGGATTAAGATCAACGTAGGTGCCGTCTTGACCTCGCTCGACAATCCGCCAGAGGATTACGTGGTGCACGGTCCGAATCAGATGACAGCACTGCCTATGGAAGTGCCCATCTCTTATCAGGAGATTGCGCACTGCCTCGATAAGTCTATCTCGAAAATGGAAGCAGCCATTCTCAGTGCCCTCGAGCAGACCCCGCCCGAGCTTTATGCCGATATTGTTCGTAACGGTATTTATCTGGCTGGTGGTGGCGCCATGATTCGCGGTTTAGAGAAGCGGTTGACGGACAAGATCAATATCCCGTTCCGTGTAGCCGAAGACCCGTTGCATGCCGTAGCCAAGGGGACCGGTATCTCGCTGAAGAACATCGACAAATTCAAGTTCTTAATTAAGTAA
- the mreC gene encoding rod shape-determining protein MreC, producing MRKLLEFLIGKRHWFLFCFLEIVSCILLFYNQDYHRNLIFGSSNTVVAQISSISGRVRSYLGLRDENKALFEQNGQLQLQVIKLEREIAYMKAHAQTYDSLFVADTVTMPYHFVTAEIVNSNVSSLSNYLTIDKGTKDGVKVDMGVVTTQGIVGIVSVADEHFSVVISVLNPKLLVSCKLLNGNYHGSLVWDGRDPRYAYLDDLPRHAIFKEGDTVVTTGFSTAFPPNVMVGTVAKFEKKRDQNFYSLKIKLATDFSAIKSVRVIQNDFREEREAVEEKARTLITNKTE from the coding sequence ATGCGGAAACTGCTTGAATTCCTTATAGGGAAAAGGCATTGGTTCTTATTCTGTTTCCTTGAGATCGTTTCGTGCATACTCCTATTCTACAATCAGGATTACCACCGAAACCTAATCTTTGGTTCTTCTAACACCGTAGTCGCCCAGATCTCTTCTATTTCGGGCAGGGTGAGGTCGTACCTCGGACTCCGAGATGAGAACAAGGCCCTGTTTGAACAGAACGGGCAACTACAACTTCAGGTTATCAAACTGGAGCGAGAAATCGCGTACATGAAAGCCCATGCACAGACGTACGATAGCCTGTTTGTGGCCGATACCGTGACGATGCCTTATCACTTCGTCACGGCCGAGATCGTCAATAGCAACGTCTCTTCACTGTCGAATTACCTCACCATCGACAAGGGTACCAAAGACGGGGTGAAGGTCGATATGGGTGTCGTCACCACGCAAGGCATAGTCGGCATTGTATCGGTGGCGGATGAGCATTTCTCGGTTGTCATCTCTGTGTTGAATCCCAAGCTGCTCGTTAGTTGTAAGCTGCTGAATGGGAACTATCACGGGTCACTGGTTTGGGACGGGCGCGATCCACGATATGCTTATTTGGATGATCTACCTCGCCACGCCATCTTCAAGGAGGGCGACACGGTGGTTACTACCGGATTTTCGACGGCCTTTCCGCCGAACGTCATGGTCGGCACCGTGGCGAAGTTTGAGAAGAAACGGGATCAGAATTTCTATTCACTCAAGATCAAGTTGGCCACCGATTTCTCGGCCATAAAGTCCGTCCGAGTGATACAGAACGATTTCCGCGAAGAGCGTGAAGCGGTGGAAGAAAAAGCGCGTACCCTCATAACGAATAAGACAGAATGA
- the mreD gene encoding rod shape-determining protein MreD, whose product MIKGLLKVVAYIVVCVLLQVTVFNHIHLFNLMTPFLYLYAIAKIPAGFTRVQVIWMAFITGLLVDIFSGTLGIHAAASTLIGYYRNPLMHAFTDKEMLEDASPSYVTLGTGAFMKYIVCLTFLHHTALYAIESLSLFDPPYLLLRIASSTVLTTLCLFVIEAFHMERRSGEL is encoded by the coding sequence ATGATTAAGGGCTTGCTCAAAGTCGTGGCGTATATCGTCGTGTGTGTACTGTTGCAGGTGACGGTGTTTAACCACATCCACCTCTTCAACCTCATGACGCCCTTCTTGTACCTCTACGCCATCGCCAAGATCCCCGCCGGATTCACGCGCGTGCAGGTCATTTGGATGGCTTTCATTACGGGGCTACTGGTCGACATCTTCTCCGGGACACTCGGCATACATGCCGCCGCGTCTACCCTGATCGGCTACTATCGTAATCCGCTTATGCACGCCTTTACCGACAAGGAAATGCTCGAAGACGCTTCGCCCTCGTACGTTACGCTGGGCACGGGCGCCTTTATGAAATATATCGTCTGCCTGACGTTCCTTCATCACACGGCCCTGTACGCCATCGAGTCCCTCTCCTTGTTCGATCCTCCTTACCTACTCCTTCGCATCGCATCCAGCACTGTGCTGACTACGCTTTGCCTCTTTGTGATTGAAGCCTTCCATATGGAACGTCGAAGTGGAGAACTTTAA
- the mrdA gene encoding penicillin-binding protein 2 — translation MENFKKYAYENRRFIVIGSVIFVLLVYIVRLALLQLVDSNYKASADNNAFLRKVLYPARGVIYDRNGQLLVYNQPAYDVMLIMREIQAFDTLDFCRTLGITKEVFDKRIADIKNKKLNPGYSSYVPQVFMNQLSSYEYGALQEKLYKFPGFYIQNRTIREYTYPNAALLLGNIGEVNRRDIKEDNYYNQGDYAGRAGVERSYEKWLRGKKGIEVLLRDARGRIKGRFEDGRHDEVPISGKNLTLAIDINLQILAEKLLKNKVGSIVMIEPATGEVLCLASSPGYDPNLLVGRKRGKNYAMLEEDPTKPLFDRSIMAMYPPGSTFKPTQGLIFLQEGVITPDKLYTCARGYPYHGGKPACHGHGSPLALIPAIATSCNSYFCWGLHDMLDSRRRYPTVQEALDKWKDYMVAQGYGYQLGIDLPGEKRGYIPNSKVYDKVYKSARWNSSTIISIAIGQGEVLATPLQICNLAATIANRGYYIVPHVVRKIENAQLDSIYTHRKYTGIDQEHYRVIAQGMRMAVVGGTCRGLNMRDVEVCGKTGTAENPHGKDHSACMAFAPYNEPKVAIAVYVENAGFGARMAVPLARVMLERYFHGAQANSEADVESLSNTVVKATNNNNRVPR, via the coding sequence GTGGAGAACTTTAAGAAATACGCTTACGAAAACCGGCGATTCATCGTCATCGGCTCCGTCATCTTTGTGCTGCTCGTCTACATCGTGCGGCTCGCTCTTTTGCAGCTTGTAGACAGTAATTACAAGGCCTCGGCGGACAATAACGCCTTTCTCAGGAAGGTGCTCTATCCTGCACGCGGCGTCATTTACGACCGCAACGGCCAGCTGCTTGTCTACAACCAACCGGCCTACGACGTGATGCTCATCATGCGCGAGATACAGGCCTTCGACACCCTTGATTTCTGTCGCACGCTGGGCATTACCAAAGAGGTGTTCGACAAGCGCATCGCCGATATCAAGAACAAGAAGCTCAACCCCGGCTACTCCTCTTACGTGCCGCAGGTGTTCATGAACCAGCTCTCCTCCTATGAGTACGGCGCCCTGCAAGAGAAGCTCTACAAGTTCCCCGGCTTCTACATACAGAATCGCACCATCCGCGAATACACCTATCCCAATGCCGCCCTACTGCTGGGCAACATCGGCGAGGTGAACCGACGCGACATCAAAGAGGATAACTACTACAATCAGGGCGACTATGCCGGGCGTGCTGGTGTAGAGCGTTCGTACGAGAAATGGCTCCGCGGAAAGAAGGGCATCGAGGTGCTTCTGCGCGATGCCCGCGGACGTATCAAGGGCCGATTTGAGGACGGAAGGCACGACGAAGTGCCCATATCGGGCAAGAACCTCACCCTCGCTATCGATATCAATCTCCAGATCTTGGCCGAGAAGCTGCTCAAAAACAAAGTCGGCAGCATCGTCATGATCGAGCCTGCCACCGGTGAGGTGCTATGCTTGGCCAGCTCGCCCGGCTACGATCCCAACCTGCTGGTGGGCCGTAAACGCGGAAAGAACTACGCCATGCTGGAGGAAGACCCCACCAAGCCCCTCTTTGACCGATCCATCATGGCCATGTACCCCCCGGGATCGACCTTCAAACCCACCCAAGGACTCATCTTCCTGCAAGAGGGTGTCATCACTCCCGATAAACTCTACACCTGTGCCCGCGGATACCCGTACCACGGAGGCAAACCTGCCTGCCACGGCCACGGATCGCCCCTGGCACTTATTCCGGCTATCGCCACCTCCTGCAACTCCTATTTCTGCTGGGGACTGCACGACATGCTTGATAGCCGTCGCCGATACCCCACCGTGCAGGAAGCCCTCGACAAATGGAAAGACTACATGGTGGCCCAGGGATATGGCTATCAGCTGGGCATTGACCTGCCCGGTGAGAAGCGCGGATACATCCCCAACAGCAAGGTCTACGACAAGGTCTACAAGTCGGCACGCTGGAACTCCAGCACCATCATCTCCATCGCCATCGGACAGGGCGAGGTGCTCGCCACCCCGCTGCAGATCTGCAACCTGGCCGCCACCATAGCCAATCGCGGTTACTACATCGTCCCCCACGTCGTCCGGAAAATTGAGAACGCACAGCTGGACTCCATCTACACCCACCGCAAATACACCGGCATCGATCAAGAGCACTACCGCGTCATCGCCCAAGGCATGCGTATGGCCGTCGTCGGAGGCACCTGCCGCGGGCTCAACATGCGCGACGTCGAGGTCTGCGGCAAGACGGGTACCGCCGAGAACCCCCACGGCAAGGACCACTCCGCCTGCATGGCCTTCGCACCCTATAACGAACCCAAAGTGGCCATTGCCGTCTACGTCGAGAACGCCGGCTTTGGTGCACGCATGGCCGTCCCCCTGGCACGCGTCATGCTCGAACGATACTTCCACGGCGCACAGGCCAACTCCGAGGCCGACGTGGAATCCCTTTCCAACACCGTAGTCAAGGCTACCAACAACAATAACCGTGTACCGAGATAA
- the rodA gene encoding rod shape-determining protein RodA — protein sequence MYRDNERRSLWLSVDWLTIIVYILMVGCGWLSICGASYEYDTTGLFDPAGRPGSQLIWIGSAFALSFVILMLERDIYETFAYLFYGLIILLLIATIFLAPDIKGSRSWLVLGPIRLQPAEFAKFATALALARLMNSYNFNLFTLRNFGLVLLIILLPMGLVLMQKETGSALVFLAFALMLYREGMSGYLLLAAVCAVTFFVTVMKFDDTLLGATPAGALIVSSLTLIIEMLLVTGLRNDRLTLRIILYGLVAALLTAIIASLYIPVNFVWVLVGVILTSSLMLIVQAIVKLSWRYALVALFALSSVAFMLSVNYVFNDMLEPHQQQRIRVSLGLEDDPGGSGYNVNQSKIAIGSGGLLGKGFLNGTQTKLKYVPEQDTDFIFCTVGEEFGFVGSIVVLTLFGVMIVRLITLAERQDTLFGRVYGYSVASIILFHLVINVGMVLGLTPVIGIPLPFFSYGGSSLWGFTILLFIFLRIDASRKEV from the coding sequence GTGTACCGAGATAACGAAAGAAGGAGTCTCTGGCTCTCTGTCGACTGGCTGACCATCATCGTCTACATACTCATGGTCGGCTGCGGATGGCTCAGCATCTGCGGCGCCAGCTACGAGTATGACACCACCGGCCTCTTCGACCCCGCCGGCCGACCCGGCTCACAGCTCATCTGGATAGGCTCCGCCTTCGCCCTGAGCTTCGTCATACTCATGCTCGAGCGCGACATCTATGAGACCTTCGCCTACCTCTTCTATGGCCTCATCATCCTCCTACTCATTGCCACCATCTTCCTGGCGCCCGACATCAAGGGCTCGCGCTCCTGGCTCGTCCTCGGCCCTATCCGCCTGCAGCCCGCCGAGTTCGCCAAGTTCGCCACCGCCCTGGCCTTGGCACGCCTGATGAACAGCTACAACTTCAACCTCTTTACCCTCCGCAATTTCGGCCTCGTGCTGCTCATCATCCTGCTGCCCATGGGCCTTGTGCTGATGCAGAAAGAGACCGGATCGGCCCTCGTCTTCCTCGCCTTCGCCCTGATGCTCTATCGCGAAGGCATGTCCGGCTATCTGCTGCTGGCCGCCGTCTGTGCCGTCACCTTCTTCGTCACCGTGATGAAGTTCGACGACACCCTCCTCGGAGCCACCCCAGCCGGCGCACTCATCGTCTCCTCCCTCACCCTCATCATTGAGATGCTCCTCGTCACCGGCCTTCGGAACGACCGCCTCACGCTCCGCATCATCCTCTACGGCCTCGTGGCCGCCCTCCTCACGGCCATCATCGCCTCGCTCTACATACCCGTCAACTTCGTTTGGGTGCTTGTTGGCGTCATCCTCACCTCCAGCCTCATGCTCATTGTCCAAGCCATCGTCAAGCTCAGTTGGCGTTACGCCCTTGTGGCCCTCTTTGCCCTCTCGTCCGTAGCCTTCATGTTGTCGGTCAACTACGTCTTCAACGACATGCTCGAGCCCCACCAGCAGCAACGCATCCGCGTCTCCCTCGGCCTGGAGGACGACCCCGGCGGATCGGGCTACAACGTCAACCAGTCCAAGATCGCCATCGGCTCCGGCGGCCTGTTGGGCAAAGGCTTCCTTAACGGCACACAGACGAAGCTCAAATACGTGCCCGAGCAAGACACCGACTTCATCTTCTGCACCGTCGGCGAGGAGTTCGGCTTCGTCGGCTCCATTGTTGTCCTGACCCTTTTCGGTGTGATGATCGTGCGACTCATCACGCTGGCCGAGCGACAAGACACCCTTTTCGGGCGCGTCTACGGCTACAGTGTAGCCTCCATCATCCTCTTTCACCTCGTCATCAACGTCGGCATGGTGCTCGGTCTCACCCCCGTGATCGGCATCCCCCTACCCTTCTTCAGCTACGGCGGCTCGTCGCTCTGGGGCTTCACCATCCTCCTTTTCATCTTCCTCCGCATCGACGCCTCGCGGAAAGAAGTGTGA
- a CDS encoding leucine-rich repeat domain-containing protein, translating to MGSSKSNLESENVKSKIVEYKYDGKGTLTISGSGEIPKSLLKEVSSLKVGTLVIQGEVESIGEDVFRGFSFLTKVEINSPIQSIGDNAFCGCDRLRSIKIPASVTSMGTSVFYGCDHLEEIESESLRYPAEDGVLFKVTDDGKRILVRYPSDREGEEYSIPNDVVEIEEYAFAKCRNLKSIRIPETVRKIGCGVFDACRETFYSNLETITVSRNLETIIVSWLCPPKEIDRDIFGRITEPSEIRLIVPEGSKSDYEKDPVWKNCEVIEEGDKDICLETP from the coding sequence ATGGGAAGCAGTAAATCCAATTTAGAGAGCGAGAATGTCAAGAGCAAGATCGTCGAATACAAATACGACGGAAAAGGAACGCTAACAATTTCCGGATCAGGAGAAATACCGAAGAGCTTATTAAAGGAGGTTTCCAGTCTCAAAGTTGGGACCCTTGTTATACAAGGCGAAGTAGAGAGCATAGGAGAAGACGTCTTCAGAGGCTTTTCTTTTTTGACGAAGGTTGAAATAAACAGCCCCATTCAATCTATAGGAGACAATGCATTCTGCGGGTGCGATAGATTGAGGAGTATCAAGATTCCGGCTAGTGTTACAAGCATGGGCACCTCTGTGTTTTATGGATGTGATCATTTGGAAGAGATCGAATCTGAAAGCCTACGTTATCCAGCTGAGGATGGAGTACTCTTCAAAGTCACCGATGATGGGAAAAGGATCTTGGTCCGGTATCCGTCAGATCGAGAGGGAGAAGAATACAGCATACCAAATGATGTAGTGGAAATAGAAGAATATGCATTTGCAAAATGCCGTAACCTGAAGTCTATTAGGATTCCCGAAACAGTTAGAAAGATTGGTTGCGGTGTTTTTGATGCTTGTAGAGAGACGTTTTATAGCAACTTGGAAACTATCACCGTTTCTAGAAACTTGGAAACTATCATCGTTTCATGGTTGTGCCCGCCAAAGGAGATCGATAGAGACATCTTTGGTAGAATTACTGAGCCGTCCGAAATACGATTGATCGTTCCTGAAGGAAGTAAGTCTGATTATGAAAAAGATCCGGTGTGGAAAAATTGCGAGGTTATAGAGGAAGGCGATAAAGATATATGCCTTGAAACACCCTGA
- a CDS encoding DUF6261 family protein: protein MKILEVTLPRVMKFEGGNRQMLNISLHTQFHYLQYGLVKAVDQTKLKIPVTVMNAWDTTIGAQTKLVEQSAVSERTAKMLALDNERDNLLDGIFHVVSGLKYSPTEATREAALRLEAKLKPYTNLRSRPFEMESVGIRGLEDDMKTKTADIAAVGLTDVLTRLHTVNEEYEKLRTDRRIQTSDEKLPTAQQVRPLTDAAYDVVCQYIQSAYLTATADEDKAMIEQLVDRMNKVVIDIKGNQRQILASRKPKDPSKPKPPKDPKQPKDPKTPDQPKDPKQPEKPQPPKPGGEKPKDPKKPGGDGNPDITLPEE, encoded by the coding sequence ATGAAAATACTCGAAGTGACCTTGCCCCGGGTCATGAAATTTGAAGGGGGCAACAGACAGATGTTGAACATCTCGCTCCACACCCAGTTTCACTACCTGCAATACGGACTGGTGAAGGCGGTGGATCAGACAAAGCTCAAAATCCCTGTCACAGTGATGAACGCTTGGGACACGACGATCGGCGCGCAGACGAAGCTCGTCGAACAATCGGCCGTTTCCGAGCGTACCGCCAAAATGCTGGCTCTGGACAACGAACGCGACAACCTGCTGGACGGCATCTTTCATGTCGTTAGCGGTTTGAAGTACTCGCCCACGGAAGCCACCCGCGAAGCCGCGCTACGCCTCGAGGCCAAACTGAAACCGTACACCAACCTCCGCAGTCGCCCGTTCGAAATGGAAAGTGTGGGTATACGCGGCTTGGAAGACGACATGAAGACGAAGACGGCGGATATTGCAGCCGTTGGCCTCACCGACGTTCTGACGCGGCTGCATACCGTCAATGAGGAGTACGAAAAGCTCCGCACCGATCGCCGTATCCAAACCTCCGACGAGAAACTCCCGACAGCTCAGCAGGTGCGTCCGCTGACTGACGCCGCCTACGATGTCGTTTGCCAGTACATTCAGTCAGCCTACCTCACCGCTACGGCCGACGAGGACAAGGCGATGATTGAGCAGCTCGTCGATCGTATGAATAAGGTTGTGATCGACATTAAGGGCAACCAGCGTCAGATCTTGGCCAGTCGCAAGCCTAAGGATCCCAGCAAGCCCAAGCCCCCGAAGGATCCCAAGCAGCCCAAGGATCCCAAGACTCCCGATCAGCCGAAGGATCCCAAGCAGCCGGAGAAGCCTCAGCCGCCCAAACCGGGTGGCGAGAAACCGAAGGATCCGAAGAAACCGGGTGGCGACGGTAATCCTGACATCACGTTGCCGGAGGAATAG
- a CDS encoding phosphatidate cytidylyltransferase: protein MKNFTLRGITGAAFVAAIIAALTLHPFLFLGLFAAVVGAALWEFYGLTERIGLQPDDAAPAPRTADRLWGIAGGLYLFTATFLYASARTSAVVYAPYLAFLIGGLVSGLYHRGGNPIHRWAVGLLAQAYAAGTFATLNFIVFNPADTTLPRTFHSHYALLLFVLIWLNDTGAYFVGSAIGRRKLFPRISPGKSWEGFLGGLVIVACAALLLAPLFPELAWYHRVALSLIIVGVGTWGDLVESLIKRTAGAKDSGTLLPGHGGILDRFDSVMLAAPAALLYLEVFVRGS from the coding sequence ATGAAGAATTTCACTCTCCGAGGCATCACGGGTGCAGCCTTTGTCGCAGCCATCATCGCTGCGCTGACGCTGCACCCGTTCCTGTTTCTGGGCCTCTTCGCCGCCGTCGTCGGCGCGGCCCTGTGGGAGTTCTACGGCCTCACCGAACGCATCGGGCTGCAGCCGGACGACGCCGCCCCCGCACCCCGCACCGCTGACCGACTCTGGGGCATCGCCGGCGGCCTTTACCTCTTTACCGCCACCTTCCTCTACGCCAGCGCACGCACCTCGGCCGTCGTCTACGCCCCCTACTTGGCCTTCCTGATCGGCGGCCTCGTCAGCGGCCTCTACCACCGCGGCGGCAACCCCATCCATCGATGGGCCGTCGGCCTCCTGGCCCAAGCCTACGCCGCGGGCACCTTCGCCACGCTCAACTTCATCGTCTTCAACCCGGCCGACACGACCCTCCCGCGCACCTTCCACAGCCACTACGCCCTGCTGCTCTTCGTCCTCATCTGGCTCAACGACACGGGCGCCTACTTCGTCGGATCGGCCATCGGTCGGCGGAAACTCTTCCCGCGCATCTCGCCCGGCAAGTCGTGGGAGGGCTTCCTCGGCGGACTCGTCATCGTGGCCTGCGCCGCCCTGCTACTCGCGCCCCTCTTCCCCGAACTGGCGTGGTACCACCGCGTGGCGCTCTCCCTCATCATCGTCGGCGTCGGCACGTGGGGCGACCTCGTCGAGTCGCTCATCAAGCGCACCGCCGGCGCTAAGGATTCGGGCACCCTCCTGCCCGGTCACGGCGGCATCCTCGACCGTTTCGATAGCGTCATGCTCGCCGCCCCCGCCGCCCTTCTCTACCTCGAGGTGTTCGTGCGCGGGAGCTAA
- the ftsH gene encoding ATP-dependent zinc metalloprotease FtsH, producing MDKKDNQPKNNGNKPRLRFNFYWIYGIVFVALMGLYLMNDFSMSKELGWTDFQRFTADDAFSRIVVHNRKNILEATVKSDFRDRIFTPREVQQLTTEPKVYVRIPSSDKFSDFYDKMVAEKHISTQVTYKESDDILWNILASVGPFVIIILLWLFLMRRMAGGGAGGAGGVFSVGKARAQLFDKNTNVKVTFKDVAGLMEAKQEVEEIVEFLKNPEKYTELGGKIPKGALLVGPPGTGKTLLAKAVAGEAHVPFFSLSGSDFVEMFVGVGASRVRDLFRQAKEKAPCIVFIDEIDAVGRARGKNVNMTSNDERESTLNQLLTEMDGFGSNSGVIILAATNRADVLDKALLRAGRFDRQIHVELPDLNERKEIFNVHLRPIKIDSSVDTDFLARQTPGFSGADIANVCNEAALIAARGGKRFVQKDDFMNAVDRIIGGLEKRTRITTAQERRSIAYHEAGHASISWLLEYANPLVKVTIVPRGKALGAAWYLPEERQITTREQLLDEMCATLGGRAAEEIFLGAISTGASNDLERVTKQAYAMVTYFGMSDQLPNLNYYDSTGQEWGFTKPYSEETARLIDKEVQKIINEQYDRARTILRDNAAKHNQLAEKLLECEVIYSEDLEKIFGKRPWASRSEEIMEQQAADASTTAPHA from the coding sequence ATGGACAAAAAAGACAATCAGCCGAAGAACAACGGCAACAAACCCCGCCTGCGCTTCAACTTTTACTGGATCTACGGAATCGTCTTCGTCGCCCTGATGGGGCTCTATCTGATGAACGATTTCTCCATGTCGAAGGAGCTCGGGTGGACCGATTTTCAACGCTTCACAGCCGACGATGCCTTCAGCCGCATCGTGGTGCATAACCGAAAAAACATCCTCGAGGCCACCGTCAAAAGCGACTTCCGCGATCGCATCTTCACCCCGCGTGAGGTGCAGCAGCTCACTACCGAGCCCAAGGTCTACGTCCGCATCCCCTCATCCGACAAGTTCTCCGACTTCTACGATAAGATGGTGGCCGAGAAGCATATCTCCACCCAAGTAACCTACAAGGAGAGCGACGACATCCTTTGGAACATCCTCGCTTCCGTGGGGCCCTTCGTCATCATCATCCTGCTTTGGCTCTTCCTCATGCGACGCATGGCGGGCGGCGGTGCAGGCGGTGCCGGTGGGGTCTTCAGCGTAGGCAAGGCGCGTGCGCAACTCTTCGATAAGAACACGAACGTAAAGGTGACCTTCAAAGATGTGGCCGGACTGATGGAGGCCAAACAGGAGGTCGAGGAGATCGTGGAGTTCCTCAAGAACCCCGAGAAATACACCGAGTTGGGCGGCAAGATCCCTAAGGGTGCGCTGCTCGTTGGCCCTCCGGGAACGGGCAAGACGCTCCTGGCCAAGGCCGTCGCAGGTGAGGCCCACGTGCCCTTCTTTTCGCTCTCGGGATCGGACTTCGTGGAGATGTTCGTCGGTGTGGGCGCCTCGCGTGTCCGAGACCTCTTCCGACAAGCCAAAGAGAAGGCTCCGTGCATCGTCTTTATCGACGAGATCGACGCCGTCGGACGGGCGCGCGGCAAGAACGTGAACATGACCAGCAACGATGAGCGCGAGAGTACCCTCAATCAACTCCTCACGGAGATGGACGGCTTCGGGTCGAACAGTGGCGTGATCATCCTGGCCGCCACCAACCGCGCCGATGTGCTCGACAAAGCCCTGCTGCGTGCCGGACGCTTCGACCGACAGATCCACGTCGAGCTGCCCGACCTCAACGAACGCAAGGAGATCTTCAACGTCCACCTCCGCCCGATCAAAATCGACTCCAGCGTCGACACCGACTTCCTGGCCCGACAGACCCCGGGCTTCTCTGGCGCCGACATCGCCAACGTCTGCAACGAGGCCGCACTGATCGCCGCACGCGGTGGCAAACGCTTCGTCCAGAAGGACGACTTTATGAATGCCGTCGACCGCATCATCGGCGGGCTCGAGAAACGGACCCGCATCACCACCGCGCAGGAGCGACGCAGCATCGCCTATCACGAGGCCGGACACGCCTCCATCAGCTGGCTGCTGGAGTACGCCAACCCGCTCGTCAAGGTGACGATCGTACCCCGTGGCAAGGCCCTCGGCGCCGCCTGGTACCTGCCCGAAGAGCGACAGATCACGACCCGCGAACAACTCCTCGACGAGATGTGCGCCACACTGGGCGGACGCGCCGCCGAAGAGATCTTCCTCGGGGCCATCTCCACCGGAGCCTCGAACGACCTGGAGCGTGTCACCAAGCAAGCCTACGCGATGGTCACCTATTTCGGCATGAGCGACCAGCTGCCCAACCTCAACTATTACGACTCCACGGGCCAGGAATGGGGCTTCACCAAACCCTACAGCGAGGAGACGGCCCGCCTGATCGACAAGGAGGTGCAGAAGATCATCAACGAGCAGTACGACCGCGCCCGGACCATCCTCCGCGACAACGCCGCGAAGCACAACCAGCTGGCCGAGAAGCTCCTTGAGTGTGAAGTGATCTACTCCGAAGACCTCGAAAAGATCTTCGGCAAACGCCCCTGGGCCTCGCGCTCCGAAGAGATCATGGAGCAACAGGCCGCCGACGCCTCAACCACCGCCCCACACGCATGA
- the rsfS gene encoding ribosome silencing factor: MDQTKTLVNAIVRGLQEKKGRSIVTVDMTAQSGAICQYMVICEGASPTQVSSLSDSVWDVVRTDTGEKPLSMAGTQNAQWIGMDYGTVLVHIFLPEQRAFYNLENLWADSKIDRLPDVE, from the coding sequence ATGGATCAAACAAAAACGCTGGTAAATGCCATAGTCAGAGGACTTCAAGAAAAGAAGGGACGCAGCATCGTGACCGTTGACATGACGGCACAATCGGGCGCCATCTGCCAATACATGGTCATCTGCGAAGGTGCAAGCCCCACGCAGGTGTCCTCTCTTTCAGACTCCGTTTGGGACGTCGTGCGGACGGACACCGGAGAAAAGCCCCTCTCTATGGCCGGGACGCAAAACGCTCAATGGATCGGCATGGACTATGGCACGGTACTTGTCCACATCTTCCTGCCGGAGCAGCGCGCGTTTTACAACCTCGAAAACCTCTGGGCCGACTCGAAGATCGATCGACTCCCCGACGTGGAGTGA